A genome region from Physeter macrocephalus isolate SW-GA chromosome 4, ASM283717v5, whole genome shotgun sequence includes the following:
- the LOC112063877 gene encoding interleukin-12 receptor subunit beta-2-like, with the protein MKAGFGDLLQKDQAVSIKHSFKDPHKLLPPLSQEKTQLALDRLLTDWPTPEEPEPLVINKVLHQMTPAFRRPHHPSWPGKGQGVQGHYTSEEDTGYSASSPPPPRALTAETGQGVDLYKVLGSKGPDSTPGNPASPSRVLPVDYLPAHEGYLPSNIDYLPSHEPPITDPREELPQHISLSIFPSSSLHPLTFSCGEKLTLDQLKMGCGSLML; encoded by the exons ATGAAAGCAGGCTTTGGAGATCTGCTTCAGAAAGATCAAGCAGTCAGCATAAAACATAGTTTCAAGGAC CCACATAAGcttcttcctcccctttctcAGGAGAAGACGCAGCTGGCCTTGGATAGACTCCTGACAGACTGGCCCACTCCCGAGGAACCTGAGCCCCTGGTCATCAACAAAGTCCTTCACCAAATGACCCCAGCCTTCAGACGTCCCCATCACCCCAGCTGGCCAGGAAAGGGACAAGGAGTCCAAGGTCACTATACCTCTGAGGAAGACACAGGATACAGTGCCTCGAGCCCCCCACCTCCGAGAGCTCTCACAGCAGAGACAGGACAAGGGGTGGATCTGTACAAGGTGCTGGGAAGCAAGGGCCCCGACTCAACGCCGGGAAACCCAGCCAGCCCCTCGAGAGTCCTCCCAGTGGACTACCTTCCTGCCCATGAGGGCTACTTACCCTCCAACATAGATTATCTCCCTTCACATGAGCCTCCCATAACTGACCCTCGGGAAGAACTGCCTCAGCACatctctctttccattttcccctcGAGTTCCCTTCACCCACTCACCTTCTCCTGTGGTGAGAAGTTGACTCTGGATCAGTTAAAGATGGGGTGTGGCTCCCTCATGCTCTGA